The following coding sequences lie in one Candidatus Methylomirabilota bacterium genomic window:
- the dnaA gene encoding chromosomal replication initiator protein DnaA has protein sequence ALQDAAQECIGGRPRVSIVVDDAHVESAPPPRRAATGGTAEGLNPRYTFDTFVVGSSNQFAQAASQAVAELPSRAYNPLFIYGGVGLGKTHLLHAVGHQSTRLFPGMSVAYLSSERFTNELINAIRYDRTAEFRARYRTIDLLLIDDIQFISGKERTQEEFFHTFNDLYESRKQIIVSSDSSPKEIPEIEERLRSRFEWGLIADIQPPDFETRVAILKKKAALERVRLADDVAYLIASRIKSNIRELEGSLTRMIAFCALTGREMSVELAQEVLGELWGEEEKVITIEQIQRKVCDFFGIKLSDLKAQNRTKAVAFPRQIAMYLARQLTHASLSEVGRAFGGKDHTTVLHAVGKVQTLLQEDPKLRKTIDGLIQGITL, from the coding sequence TGCGCTCCAGGACGCGGCCCAGGAGTGCATCGGCGGCCGCCCCAGGGTGTCGATCGTCGTCGACGACGCCCACGTCGAGAGCGCGCCGCCGCCGAGGCGGGCGGCGACCGGGGGCACCGCCGAAGGGCTGAACCCGCGTTACACGTTCGACACCTTCGTCGTCGGCTCCTCGAACCAGTTCGCGCAGGCCGCGTCCCAGGCGGTTGCGGAACTCCCGTCGCGCGCCTACAACCCTCTCTTCATCTACGGCGGGGTCGGGCTCGGGAAGACCCACCTCCTCCACGCCGTCGGCCATCAGAGCACCCGGCTCTTCCCCGGGATGTCGGTCGCCTACCTCTCGTCCGAGCGCTTCACGAACGAGCTCATCAACGCGATCCGCTACGACCGGACCGCCGAGTTCCGCGCGCGCTACCGGACGATCGACCTCCTCCTGATCGACGACATCCAGTTCATCTCGGGCAAGGAGCGGACGCAGGAGGAGTTCTTCCACACCTTCAACGACCTCTACGAGTCGCGGAAGCAGATCATCGTGTCGAGCGACTCCTCGCCGAAGGAGATCCCCGAGATCGAGGAGCGGCTGCGGTCGCGCTTCGAGTGGGGTCTGATCGCCGACATCCAGCCGCCGGACTTCGAGACCCGCGTCGCGATCCTGAAGAAGAAGGCCGCCCTCGAGCGCGTGCGGCTGGCCGACGACGTCGCCTACCTGATCGCGAGCCGGATCAAGTCGAACATCCGCGAGCTCGAGGGCTCGCTCACGCGGATGATCGCCTTCTGCGCGCTCACGGGGCGCGAGATGTCGGTGGAGCTCGCGCAAGAGGTCCTGGGCGAGCTCTGGGGCGAGGAGGAGAAGGTCATCACGATCGAGCAGATCCAGCGCAAGGTGTGCGACTTCTTCGGGATCAAGCTCTCGGACCTGAAGGCCCAGAACCGGACGAAGGCGGTCGCCTTCCCTCGCCAGATCGCGATGTACCTCGCGCGGCAGCTCACCCACGCCTCGCTCTCCGAGGTGGGCCGGGCCTTCGGCGGCAAGGATCACACGACCGTCCTCCACGCGGTGGGCAAGGTGCAAACACTGCTGCAGGAAGACCCCAAACTGCGCAAGACGATCGACGGGCTTATCCAGGGCATCACCCTGTGA
- the recF gene encoding DNA replication and repair protein RecF (All proteins in this family for which functions are known are DNA-binding proteins that assist the filamentation of RecA onto DNA for the initiation of recombination or recombinational repair.) has product MGWIHVVDFRNYRTLEYGPGPRLNVLIGPNAQGKTNLLEALGMLVAGRSFRTPRAAEIPRWGAEAATLTGELVRGEGSGARRDVRRTLSRQDDGRWQHAGESVEWARAIAFGWQDLEIVNGAPGARRSFMDGFAARLYPTHLAALVRYRQVLARRNRLLQQRASADDLAARLEPWNEQLAAVGMELVDRRRKAVAALQTELARVFGALCTARSKVEVRYRTALGESSEPAALLAALHRAQRAEIVRGQTLVGPHRDDLAIEIDGVDARAFGSRGQQRLVALALRLAEVLPVAEAAGTAPVLLLDDALSELDGGVREQVLRELGAAEQVFLTSPEPLAVPGAAVFRVNAGGVAAA; this is encoded by the coding sequence GTGGGCTGGATTCACGTCGTTGATTTTCGTAATTACCGCACCCTGGAGTACGGTCCTGGCCCGCGTCTGAACGTCCTGATTGGCCCCAACGCGCAGGGCAAAACGAACCTTCTCGAGGCCCTCGGGATGCTCGTGGCGGGTCGCTCCTTCCGCACGCCGCGGGCCGCCGAGATCCCGCGCTGGGGCGCCGAGGCGGCCACGCTCACGGGCGAGCTGGTACGCGGCGAGGGCTCGGGCGCCCGCCGCGACGTGCGCCGAACGCTCTCGAGGCAGGATGACGGCCGCTGGCAGCACGCCGGCGAGTCCGTGGAGTGGGCGCGGGCGATCGCGTTCGGCTGGCAGGACCTCGAGATCGTCAACGGCGCGCCCGGCGCGCGCCGCAGCTTCATGGACGGCTTCGCGGCGCGTCTCTATCCGACGCACCTTGCGGCGCTCGTGCGTTACCGGCAGGTGCTCGCGCGGCGAAACCGGCTCCTGCAGCAGCGCGCGTCCGCCGACGACCTGGCCGCGAGGCTCGAGCCCTGGAACGAGCAGCTCGCGGCCGTCGGGATGGAGCTGGTGGACCGGCGGCGAAAGGCCGTGGCGGCGCTGCAGACCGAGCTCGCGCGCGTCTTTGGCGCGCTCTGCACGGCGCGCTCCAAGGTCGAGGTGCGCTATCGGACCGCGCTCGGTGAGTCGTCCGAGCCCGCGGCGCTCCTCGCGGCCCTCCACCGGGCGCAGCGCGCGGAGATCGTGCGCGGTCAGACGCTGGTCGGGCCGCATCGCGACGACCTCGCGATCGAGATCGACGGTGTGGACGCCCGGGCCTTCGGCTCGCGCGGGCAGCAGCGGCTCGTCGCGCTGGCCCTGCGGCTCGCGGAGGTGCTGCCGGTCGCCGAGGCGGCCGGGACCGCGCCGGTCCTGCTGCTGGACGACGCGCTGTCCGAGCTCGACGGGGGCGTGCGCGAGCAGGTGCTCCGCGAGCTCGGCGCCGCCGAGCAGGTCTTCCTGACGAGCCCCGAGCCGCTGGCGGTGCCGGGCGCCGCCGTCTTCCGCGTGAACGCGGGAGGAGTCGCAGCCGCATGA
- the dnaN gene encoding DNA polymerase III subunit beta, producing the protein MEVVLDRDQFLRGLQMVQNIVEPRQTLPILANVLVEADGETVRLTATDLEVGARASVPAKVAGKGVITVSARKLTEIVKELPAAAVALKVTENAGVTLRCAGATYKLVGLAADDFPPVVPASPEAWVSLEAKTLREMLAQTSFAVSHDETRYALNGVLFALQGKDLQMVATDGHRLALAKRSLGRGVGAVTGIVPRKAVTEITRVLGGSEDVQIAITENQFVLQMPNFVMTARLIEGQFPNYEAVIPKAHTKRLVIARGALTAALRRVSVMAEERNKPVKFTLAPASLRLSASSQDLGEAEEILDVEYAGEELVIGFNSRYLLDAIAALERDQVAFDLKDAQSPGVIKSLEEEGYLCVIMPMRI; encoded by the coding sequence ATGGAAGTAGTGCTCGATCGCGATCAGTTCCTCAGGGGCCTGCAGATGGTGCAGAACATCGTCGAGCCTCGCCAGACGCTGCCCATTCTGGCGAACGTGCTCGTGGAGGCCGATGGGGAGACCGTACGCCTCACGGCCACCGACCTCGAGGTGGGCGCGCGCGCGTCGGTGCCGGCGAAGGTGGCGGGGAAGGGCGTGATCACCGTGTCCGCGCGCAAGCTCACCGAGATCGTGAAGGAGCTCCCGGCAGCCGCGGTCGCCCTGAAGGTGACCGAGAACGCGGGCGTCACGCTGCGATGCGCCGGCGCGACGTACAAGCTCGTGGGGCTCGCGGCCGATGACTTTCCTCCGGTCGTGCCCGCCTCGCCCGAGGCATGGGTGAGCCTCGAGGCGAAGACGCTGCGCGAGATGCTCGCCCAGACGAGCTTCGCCGTGTCTCACGACGAGACGCGGTACGCGCTGAACGGTGTGCTCTTCGCGCTCCAGGGCAAGGACCTCCAGATGGTCGCGACCGACGGGCACCGGCTGGCGCTTGCCAAGCGTAGCCTCGGACGCGGGGTCGGAGCGGTGACGGGAATCGTGCCTCGGAAGGCGGTGACCGAGATCACGCGAGTCCTGGGCGGGAGCGAGGACGTCCAGATCGCGATCACCGAGAACCAGTTCGTCCTCCAGATGCCGAACTTCGTGATGACGGCACGCCTGATCGAGGGTCAGTTCCCGAACTACGAGGCGGTGATCCCGAAGGCCCACACGAAGCGTCTCGTGATCGCGCGCGGCGCGCTGACGGCGGCGCTCCGCCGCGTGTCCGTGATGGCCGAGGAGCGCAACAAACCGGTCAAGTTCACTCTGGCGCCGGCCTCGCTGCGGCTCTCGGCATCGAGCCAGGACCTCGGAGAGGCGGAGGAAATCCTGGACGTCGAGTACGCCGGTGAGGAGCTCGTGATCGGGTTCAACTCGCGGTACTTGCTCGACGCGATTGCGGCTCTGGAGAGGGACCAGGTCGCGTTCGATCTGAAGGATGCGCAGAGCCCCGGCGTCATTAAAAGCCTCGAAGAGGAGGGGTACCTCTGTGTTATAATGCCTATGCGTATATAG